The DNA window GTGAGAACAGCATGTGCCGCGTGCATGCCACGGATATCCTCGGGCGATGTCTCGCGGCGCACCAGGATGCAGGGATCGCCCCGGGCCGCACTCGCCTGGGCTTCGCTGGCTGTAAATACGATCTGACCGGTGGCCGCACCGGGGCTTGCGGCGATGCCGCGCCCGATCACGTCGCGGCGTGCATCCGGACTGACCTGACGGTGCAGCAGCTCGCTCAGCGTGCGGGGCTGTACACGCATCAGCGCCTCCGCCCGGGTGATTATTCCGTCTTCGGCAAGGCGCACAGCGATGCGCACCGCAGCCTGGCTGGAGCGTGTGACGCGCACCCCGTCGAGAATACACAGCCGGCCATCTTCGATGGCGAACTCGACCTGCATCTCCTCGCGCAGTTTTGCCCGCATCAGTGCTGCGTGTTCTTTCAGCGCGGCAAAGACTTCCGGGGCCAGTTCCTCAAGCGATGTGCCCCGCGGGTCTTTGCTGAGGTACACGGCTTCGCTGTCTGCCTCGAGGGCATCGCGTCCCTGGCTCTGGCTCAGGTAACGGCCGGTGATCTGCGGCAGGCCGGTCTCGTTGTTGACCAGCTGCAAAACGCCCGAACCCGATTGTCCGCGCCCGACGCCGAGGGCCATTTCCTGCACGACAAGACCCAGACCCGCATCCGCAGGCGCCCCTTTGGCCTGACGCAGAAGCCGCGCGGATGTGCCGTCCCAGGCCCGCGCCATAGACTTCAGAACCGCAGCAAGCTGTTCGGCAGGATCGGACGGAAACGGCTCTTCGTATTCCGCTTCATACGCATACAGAGACTGCTGCAGGCCGCGCGCGCCGTCCTCCGTGACATCGTCAAACATATCCGGATCGAGCCGTGCCACATCGACGGCATAGGACTGTACAAAGCGGGTAAAAATGGCACTCGCGGCCTCTTCGCCGAGGCTCGCTGCCAGATCGCTGTAGCGTGCATCGTTCATGCCGATGTTCAGCACAGCACCCGGTCCGCCCCAGTCGGGATCTTCGGAGGAAGGCCGCACACAGAGCAGTGCATCCGCAGGAAACTGTGACACGATCGCCTGAATATCCGGCATCTCGCCACGCGCGATACGCTGCACTGCGTCAAAGGACAAAGCCACCGTACGCGGGACCGGCAGATCCAGTCTGACAAGCCTTTGCAGGCATTTGGCGCGCCCGCCGTGCGTATGGTTCGCGATCGGCGCGGCGGGCGTTACCAGCGTTGTATTCGGGTTATTCTGCACTGCGGCACCTGTCCTGTCACGGGTGCAGCATAGGGTGTAAACGGGACGTGACAAGGGCTGATGCCGCCGGGGTCTGAGAGGTCAGAAATCGCCTCAGCCTGCAATCCGGGTCAGGTCCGCCACAGCCCCGCAGATGCGGGTGATCCGGCTTAGCAGGTTCAGCCGGTTCCGCCGTACGGTAGCGTTATCATCGTTCACCTGTACGGCGGTAAAGAAGGCATCAACCGGCGCGCGCAGACCGGCCATCGCAGCCATAGCTGTGGTGAAATCCTGCTTTTCCATCGCGGGGGTGATCCGGGCCTCGGCCTCGTCGAGCGCTTCAAAAAGAGCGCGTTCTTCCTCCGTCCGGGCAAACTTCGGATCTGCCCCGTAAGAGTATTCCACCCCGTCCGCTTCTTCGGCCTGCGTCAGGATATTATTTGCGCGCCGGAACGCCTGGATCAGGTTCTCGCCGTCTTCGGTATTCAGCACCTCCGACAGCGCCCGGGCACGTCTGACCAGAAGTGCGAGATCATCATTGCCCGGCATCGCGATGCAGGCGTCGATCACATCATGACGAATACCCTGATCGCGCAGGTACACTTTCAGACGGTCGTGGATGAACGAGAGCAGGTCGGCGGTGTCCGCAGTCCCCGCATCCCTGATATCTGCCAGAGTTTCGGTCGCCGCCGCAAAGGCATCCGTTAGTCTCAGCGTCAGATCATTTTCCAGCACGATCCGGATGACGCCGAGGGCTGCGCGGCGCAGCGCAAAGGGGTCTTTGCTGCCTGTGGGCTTTTCGTCGATCGCCCAGAAACCGGTGAGCTTGTCGATCTTTTCTGCCAGTGCCACGGCCACGGAGACCGGCGCGGTTGGCACATCATCGGTGGGACCGAGCGGCGCGTAGTGATCCCGCGCGGCATCTGCAACTTCACCCGCATATCCGGCCTCGCGCAGATAATACCGCCCCATCACCCCCTGGAGTTCGGGAAATTCATAAACCATTTCAGAGGCCAGGTCGGTTTTCGCCACACGTGCCGCCTGCGCGGCGGCGTCCGGGTCCGCACCCACCATCGGGGCCAGCGTATGCGCAAGTGACGACATCCGCGTTATCAGCTCCGCCTGGGTGCCCAGCCTGTTGTGGAAGGTCACATCACGCAGTTTGTCCATCCAGGGGGCCATGCCGTTGCCCGCATCAGCCCGTGATACGCGAAGATCATTGTCCCAGAAGAATTTCGCATCTGCCAGACGTGCCGAGAGCACTTTCTCATTGCCGGCGAGGATGGTCGCGCCGTTGTCTTTTGTTTCGCGGTTGGCAACGGTAACAAACCGCTCGATGCGCCCGGTCTTCGGATTGCGCACGGAGAAGAACTTCTGATGCTCTTTCATAGAGGTCTGCAGCACCTCTGCCGGCAGGTCGAGAAAATCTTCCCCGATCCGTCCCATAAGCACCACCGGCCATTCCACAAGACCCGCAACTTCCGCCAGAAGCTCCTGATCTTCAACGACTTCAAGGCCTGCAGCAAAGGCCTGGTTGGTTGCGTC is part of the Roseobacter ponti genome and encodes:
- the glyS gene encoding glycine--tRNA ligase subunit beta; its protein translation is MPDLLIELFSEEIPARMQRRAADDLKKLVTNGLVESGLTYASAGAFSTPRRLTLTIEGLLSESPTTVEERKGPKADAPEKAIEGFLRGAGLTRDDLEERDTPKGPVLFARIEKPGRPAADIIAEVLATTIRSFPWPKSMRWGSGSLRWVRPLHSILCLLTDEAGAEIVPLDVDGIVSSDATAGHRFMAPGRFSVTSFEDYAANLKRAFVMLDPAERADAIWNDATNQAFAAGLEVVEDQELLAEVAGLVEWPVVLMGRIGEDFLDLPAEVLQTSMKEHQKFFSVRNPKTGRIERFVTVANRETKDNGATILAGNEKVLSARLADAKFFWDNDLRVSRADAGNGMAPWMDKLRDVTFHNRLGTQAELITRMSSLAHTLAPMVGADPDAAAQAARVAKTDLASEMVYEFPELQGVMGRYYLREAGYAGEVADAARDHYAPLGPTDDVPTAPVSVAVALAEKIDKLTGFWAIDEKPTGSKDPFALRRAALGVIRIVLENDLTLRLTDAFAAATETLADIRDAGTADTADLLSFIHDRLKVYLRDQGIRHDVIDACIAMPGNDDLALLVRRARALSEVLNTEDGENLIQAFRRANNILTQAEEADGVEYSYGADPKFARTEEERALFEALDEAEARITPAMEKQDFTTAMAAMAGLRAPVDAFFTAVQVNDDNATVRRNRLNLLSRITRICGAVADLTRIAG